A part of Neovison vison isolate M4711 chromosome 8, ASM_NN_V1, whole genome shotgun sequence genomic DNA contains:
- the DSN1 gene encoding kinetochore-associated protein DSN1 homolog codes for MTTVIRSETTEVLEEEPVTSKTHDHPLESDPIPTEVCSKSPASLEMTQGVSEERIHLGCSPKMRGSCDLGQEEGLQSRSLHLSPQEQSPDRQDKSQSWRRASMKEMSRRKSLPAFHQGITELSRSISGNLTESKRLVALLLSSFQFSVRKLEPFLKDTEGFSLESFRAKASSLSEELKHFAESLESNGTLQKCFEDSEGKASDLSLEASVAEMKEYITKFSLERQSWDQLLQHYQKEAEDTISRGSAENKVTEVEVEPATYLGSSQSEVLNTKPDYQKILQNQNKVFDYMELVMDELQGSMKQLHAFMDESTQCLQKVSVQLGKRSTQQLDPSPARKLLKLQLRNPPTTHCSRSCQ; via the exons ATGACTACAGTAATTAGATCGGAGACCACAGAAG TGCTAGAAGAGGAACCAGTGACATCTAAGACTCATGATCATCCACTGGAATCGGATCCCATCCCTACGGAAGTGTGTAGCAAATCACCTGCCTCCCTGGAGATGACTCAAGGCGTTTCAGAGGAAAGAATTCACCTTGGCTGTAGCCCTAAAATGAGGGGAAGTTGTGATCTTGGCCAGGAGGAAGGACTTCAGTCCAGGTCCCTTCATTTGTCCCCCCAAGAACAATCTCCTGATCGTCAAGACAAAAGTCAATCTTGGCGGCGAGCAAGTATGAAGGAAATGAGCCGGCGGAAGTCACTGCCTGCCTTTCATCAGGGCATCACAG AGCTCAGCAGATCCATCAGTGGCAACTTAACAGAAAGCAAACGGCTGGTCGCTCTCCTGCTTTCCAGTTTCCAG TTCTCTGTTCGGAAACTTGAGCCTTTCCTAAAGGACACTGAGGGCTTCAGTCTTGAAAGTTTTAGAGCCAAAG cATCTTCTCTTTCTGAAGAATTGAAACATTTTGCAGAGAGCCTGGAAAGTAATGGAACTCTACAAAAATGTTTTGAAGATTCAGAAGG AAAAGCATCAGATTTGTCTCTGGAAGCATCAGTGGCTGAGATGAAGGAATACATAACAAA ATTTTCTTTAGAACGTCAGTCTTGGGATCAGCTCTTACAGCACTACCAGAAGGAGGCTGAAGATACCATATCCAG AGGATCAGCTGAAAACAAAGTTACTGAAGTTGAAGTGGAACCTGCAACATATCTTGGATCTTCCCAGAGTGAAGTCCTTAATACAAAGCCTGACTACCAAAAGATATTGCAGAACCAGAACAAAGTCTTCGATTATATGGAGTTGGTG ATGGACGAACTGCAAGGCTCAATGAAGCAGCTGCATGCTTTTATGGATGAAAGTACCCAGTGTCTCCAGAAGGTGTCAGTACAGCTCG GGAAGAGAAGCACACAACAATTAGACCCCTCACCAGCTCGAAAACTCCTTAAGCTTCAGCTACGGAACCCACCTACCACACATTGCTCTAGGTCTTGTCAGTGA